The sequence AGCGGGCGTCGGCGCGCCGGCCGGGGGCGGCGGCCACGATCCGGGCCGATCCATCGGCCGCCCGGGCGCACGCGCGCATGAGCGGGCGGTCGCCCGGGCAGGCGGTCGTCCGAGGGCGTGCCGGGACGCCTGGCGGGGCGGCGGGCGCGACGCGCGTCCGCCTGGCGGTGCCGGGCGGACGAGGAACGAAAGGCGAGGTGAGAGGTGGCGGCGCGCGAAGGAACGAGGACCGGTCCCGGCGGGCTCCTGGCGCGACTGCGACGGGACCCCTTCGCCGTACAGACCGTACGGTCCACGGCGGCGGCCACGCTCAGCTACGTCGTCGCCCTGCGACTCAGCAGCGAACCGGTGCCGCTCACCGCGCCCCTGACAGCGCTCCTCGTGGTGCAGGTGACCCTCTACTCCACGCTCACCACCAGCCTCCGCCGGGTGAACTCGGTCGTCGTCGGCGTGCTCATCGCCATCGCGTTCAGCGTCGTCGTGGGCCTCTCCTGGTGGAGCCTGGCGCTCGTCATCCTCGCGTCGCTGCTCGTCGGCCGGCTGGTCCGGGTCGAGGAGTTCGTACCCGAGGTCGCGATCAGCGCCATGCTGGTCCTCGGCGTGACCCAGGTGTCCGACACGGCCTGGGACCGGGTCCTGGAGACCTTGATCGGCGCGGTCGTGGGCATGGTGTTCAACCTGGTCCTCGCGCCGCCGGTGTGGGTGGACACCGCCGGGGACTCCATCGACGGCTTGGCCCGGCGGATGAGGCTGTTGCTGCTGGATGTGGCGGACGAGTTCACCGGGGCGCCGCCGGTGGCGGAGGCCGCTGCCCGGCTCCACGAGGCCCGGCGGCTGGACAACGACGTCGCCGACGTCGACGGTGCGCTGCGGACCGCCGAGGACAGCCTGCGCTTCAACCCGAGGGTCAAGGAGGGGCTGCTGCACCGGGTGGTGCTGCGGACCGGTCTCGACACCCTGGAGATCTGCACCGTCGTCCTGCGGGTGCTCGCCCGCACCCTCACCGACATGGCCAAACACAAGGAGGGGCAGCGACTGCTGCCGGAGCGCACCGCCCTCGCCGTCCGGGAGACCGCCCAGTACACAGCGGACGCCCTGGTCAGCTTCGCCGTCCTCGTCACCTCGCCCGCCACCGCCGATGCGGAGGCGGCGGAGGCCCGGCTGGCGGGCGAACTACGGGCGGCGCGGGCCTGCCGCGACGCCGCCGCCGACCAGCTCCTGGCCGTCGCCCTCGCCGAACCCGGCCGCTGGCAGCTGTACGGGGCGATGCTCGCCGAGATCGACCGCGTCCTCGACGAGCTCGACCCCGAGCACCGGGGGCGGCGCCTGATGGAGGAGCTGGACCGGCAGGTGCGCGAGCGCCACGAACGGCGCCGCCGCCTGACCTCCCGGAACCGCTGGCGCGCGCTCCGGCCCGCCCGCGGCGGGGGGCGGGCCGGAGCGCGCGCCGAGGTCCATGCCGACGAGTGAGCGCCGGCGCGAGCCATGGACGCGTCGACGGATGACCTGCCGCGCGCGGGGTAGCCGCAGCGGTGGAGAGAGGAGAGCCATGACCGCCACGCCTTCTTCCCTGGGGGACGGTACGGGTACGGGTGCGCATACGGGTACGGTCACCACGGCCGTACCCGCCCGGCTCGACCGCCTCCCCTGGTCCCGCTGGCACTGGATGATCGTCATCGGCCTCGGCACGGTCTGGATCCTGGACGGTCTCGAGGTCACCATCGTCGGCAACGTCGCGGGCCGGCTCGCCGAGGACGGCAGCGGGCTCGACATCACGGCGGAGCAGGTGACGGGCGTCGCCGCCGCGCTGTACGTGGCGGGCGCATGTTCGGGCGCGCTGTTCTTCGGGTGGCTCACCGACCGGTACGGGCGCAAGAAACTCTTCATGGTGACGCTGGTCGTCTATCTGGCGGCCACGGCGCTCACCGCGCTGTCGATGGAGTCCTGGTGGTTCTTCCTCTTCCGCTTCCTCACCGGCTTCGGCATCGGCGGTGAGTACGCGGCCATCAACTCGGCCATCGACGAGCTGATCCCCTCCCTCTACCGGGGGCGGGTCGACCTGATCATCAACGGCAGCTACTGGCTCGGCGCCATTGGCGGCGCCCTGCTGTCGATCGTCATGCTCGACACCGACATCTTCCCGAAGGACCTCGGCTGGCGGCTCAGCTTCGCCCTGGGCGTCGTCCTCGGACTGGTGATCCTGCTGGTGCGCAGACATGTGCCGGAGAGTCCACGCTGGCAGTTCATCCACGGCCATAGTGAGGCGGCGGAGAAGCTGGTCGATTCCGTGGAGCGGGAGATCGAGGCGGAGAAGGGGGCCGAACTCCCGCCGCCCGCCGGTGAGATCACCATCCACCAGCGCAAGAGCATCGGCTTCGGCATCATCGCGAAGACGGTCTTCGCCCGCTATCCGCGCCGGGCCGTCCTCGGGCTCTCGCTGTTCATCGGGCAGGCGTTCCTCTACAACGCGATCACCTTCGGCTTCGGCACCATCCTGATCACCTTCTTCGATGTCCCCACCGGCAGCACCGGCTACTACTTCGCGGTGATCGCGGCGGGCAACTTCCTCGGCCCGCTGCTGCTCGGACGACTCTTCGACACCGTCGGCCGGCGCATCATGATCACCAGCACCTACCTGCTCTCCGGCCTGCTGCTCTTCGGCACGGCCTGGCTCTTCGGCCGCGGCTCGCTCACCGCGACCACGCTCACGGCCTGCTGGTGCGTGGTGCTGTTCTTCGCCTCGACGGGCGCCTCCAGCGCCTATCTGACCGTCTCCGAGATCTTCCCCATGGAGACCCGCGCCATGGCGATCGCCTTCTTCTACGCCCTGGGCACGGCGGCCGGCGGCATCGCGGGACCGCTCGTCTTCGCCGACCTCACCGCGTCCGGGGTGCCCGGGGACACGGTGCTGGCCTTCCAGATCGGCGCGGCGCTGATGTGCGCGGCGGGCGTCGTGGCGGCGTTCTTCGCGGTGAACGCGGAGCGCCGTTCGCTGGAGGACATCGCCGAGCCGCTGTCGGCGCTCCGGGCGGACGAGTCGGCAGGGGTGGCCGAGCGGGGGTGAGCGGGGCAGAGCGGGGCGTTCGGCGAGGCGGACACGAAGGCGGCCCGGTGGCGGCGGCCCAAGGGTCGCCTGGGAGCGCGGCCAGCCCCGCGGGAGCGGGGTACGCGCTATGACCGTGACGTCACGACATCGAGGAAAGGTGTTCACCGTTCCACGATGACCGAGCAACACGCACAGTCCCGTGAAGGCACCGGCCCTCGAGCGCCGGTACCGGGGCTTGCCGGCCCGTCTGGCCAGGGTGGTGGAACGAGCGTCCCGGGAGGTGCTCCATGCCTGATGCCGTGGTGATCGGCGCCGGCCCCAATGGGCTGGTGGCCGCGAATCTCCTTCTGGACGCCGGATGGAGCGTAGAGGTCTTGGAGGCGCAGGAGGAGCCCGGCGGAGCCGTACGCAGTGACGTCGGTGTGCACCCTGACTACGTCTCGGACGTGTTCAGCGCCTTCTATCCGCTCGCCGCCGCCTCCCCGATCCTTGCGCGTCTCGACCTCGCCGCGGAGGGCTTGCGCTGGAGCCACGCCCCGTCCGTGCTGGCCCACCCGCTGCCGGACGGCAGGTGCGCCGTGCTGGAGCGCCGAGTGGAGGACACCTGCGCCGGGCTGGCCGGCTTTGCCGCTGCCGACGCCGACGCCTGGGAGGACTTGTACCGGACGTGGGCCAAGGTGGGGCCCGATCTCGTGCGTGCCCTGTTCACGCCGTTTCCTCCGGTCCGCTCGGGGCTGCGGCTGGCGGCGAGACTCCACACCTCTGGTGGACTGCGACTGGCCCGCAAGCTGGCTCTGCCGGTGCGCCGACTGGGCGAGGAGGAATTCGCCGGAGAGGGCGGCAGGCTGCTGCTGGCCGGCAACGCCCTGCACGCCGACCTGGCCCCCGAGGCGGCCGGCAGCGGCGGCTTCGGCTGGCTCATGTCCATGCTCGGGCAGAGCCACGGCTTCCCGGTCCCCGTCGGCGGCGCCGGCGCACTGACCGCGGCGCTCGTGAACCGCCTGCGGCGTCGCGGAGGCGTTCTGCGCTGCGGGGAGCGCGTCACGTCCGTCCTCGTACGCCGCGGCACGGCGGTCGGGGTCAGAACCGCGGGCGGGGAAACCGTCGGCGCGTCGCGGGCCGTGCTCGCCGACACGTCGGCACCGGCCCTCTACCGGGACCTCGTCGGCGAAGAGCATCTCCCGTCCCGGCTCCTGCGGGACCTGGAATGCTTCCAATGGGACTTCGCGACGTTCAAGGTCGACTGGGCGCTGACGGCGCCGGTGCCGTGGACCGCCCGGCAGGCGGCCGGAGCGGGCACGGTCCACGTGGCCGACGGCGTCGACGGGCTGACCCGGTTCGCCGCGCAGATCGCCACGGGCCAGGTCCCCGACGAGCCGTTCGCCCTGTTCGGCCAGATGACCACCGCGGACCCCACCCGCTCCCCCGCCGGCACGGAGTCGGCGTGGGCCTACACCCACCTGCCGCAGCACATCACCTCCGATGCCGGCCCCGACCGCATCACCGGCCGCTGGGATCACCGCGAACGGGAAGCCATGGCGGACCGCATCGAAGCACAGGTGGAGCGCTTCGCGCCCGGCTTCCGCGGGCTCATCCGAGCGCGCCGCGTCCTGTCCCCCACCACCCTCCAGGCCATGAACGAGAACCTGCACAACGGAGCCATCAACAACGGCACCACCGCCCTGCACCAGCAGGCGATCTTCCGGCCCACTCCCGGCACGGGGCGCCCGGAGACCCCGGTCAAGGGCCTCTACCTCGCCTCCGCGGCGGCCCACCCCGGCGGCGGCGTGCACGGAGCACCCGGTGCGAACGCCGCGCGGGCCGCCCTGCGCGCCCATGGCCTCCGCGCGCTCCTGCACCGCGCCCAGCGCGTCTGACGCATGTCCGTACCGCCGCGGTCGAAGGGCTGAACATCATCTGCCGCCTCGTCGGCACCGCCCGGCGCGCGACGTCCGCCGCCCCACGCACTGCACCGCCGGCCGCAGCTCCTCAGCCTCTCGCGGCCCGACACCGCAGTCTCATACGTCGAGGCCTTCGCCCACGAGGTACGGCGCTTCCGCCTCATCGCCCCCTCTCGCGTCGGGTGCGAAGGCCTCGCCGCGCAGGAACTGTCCTGGAGCGGGAACGCGTTCTCAAGGACGCCCTGGCCGCAGGGGCCTCCGTCGCGGGCCGGGCTGCCGCCGCACGGGGGGGGCAGGCGAGCTCGACGGGCTCGCCGGCGACGGAGCCGGTGCCCGTCGAGGAACCACCGCCGCCTCAGAGCATGTAGCTCACGGTGAGGGCGTCGTGCTCCATTCAGTCGCGTGGGTCAGGTTCGAGCATCACCCGTACGGTAGAAGCGCGGATTCCTGTGGTTCCTTCATCCTCAATCCATGATCAAGAAGGCATTCGCTCTCCTGGCGCTGGTGGTATCGGCGAGCATCCTCGGGTCCGGCGTCGCTTCCGCCTCCCCCGCGCACCGTGGGGACAGCGACCCCATGGTGTACGTCCCGATCCAGTTCGTCGAAGAGCTGCTCGGCGAGTGGGGGCGTGACTGAGCCCGTCGCCTTCGGGACGCCGCCCTCGGCGGGAACGTACGAGGGGGGAGGCACAGGGTCGTCCTTCCTGGCCCTGGGCATCGCGCACGCCATTCATCGCCCCTCACTCACATCGGTACGGCTCGCCCCTGCCGGTTCGGCCTCCACACGACATCGGCCACGGACAACGGACCCGGGCGACGACAGCCCACGATGCCGCGATGGCTGTCCGCGACCGGCTTCGAGCGCCATAGCGTCTTCGTCGCGTGTGGAACGGCATCGGCCGGGCAGGGGCACGGCATGAGGCCCAGCGCCCGCCGGCACGGATCAACCACCGAGGCGTCGACGTCGGCAGCGCACTACTTCCGGCACCGGCTCGAGGCTCGCGGGGACGCCCCTGCCCGCCACCGGACTCCCCGGACCAGGCGACGGCGCAGCCGACACGACCCGCCTACCGCCGACCAGGAGGACGATCATGGCCGTACGACACCGCTTGATCCACGCCGCGCCGGACCGAGTGTGGGAGGTCCTCGCCGACGGCTCGCGCTACGCGGACTGGGTGGTCGGCACGAGCGAGTCGCGGGTGGCCCGCGGTCTGTGGCCCGAGCTCGGATCCGCACTGGAGTACACCGTCCGGCTGGGACCATGGACGGTGGCCGGCACCACCGTCGTACGACGCGTGGACGTCCTTCGGGAACTGGAACTGGAAGTGGACAGTGGCCCCCTCGGCACCGCACGCGTGGCGATAGACATCCGCCCCTGGGGTGACCAGGCACTGGCGATCGTGGACGAGCACCCTCTGCAAGGCATCGGCGGAACGCTCCACAACGCCGCAGTCGACGCACTGATCCAACTGCGCCACCGCAGCATGCTTGCCAGGCTCGCGAACGTTGTCGAGGAGGAGACCGGCTACGTACGCCACTGAAACGCCGCCCCAGCGCCGGCCTTCTGCGGACGGCATGTTGATCCGAGACCGATGCCGCGTAGGCGTCCGACCTCTGCGCTGCCGGGGAACGCCGTCGCCCACGGTGGAGGGCGGTCACTCAGACCGTGGCGGGAGATGCCCTGGAACACTGTTCGCCCTCCGGGGCAGGGGCTCCGGTCCACTCACACCCCTACCGGGCGTCAGGCTGCGGCCGAC is a genomic window of Streptomyces showdoensis containing:
- a CDS encoding phytoene desaturase family protein yields the protein MPDAVVIGAGPNGLVAANLLLDAGWSVEVLEAQEEPGGAVRSDVGVHPDYVSDVFSAFYPLAAASPILARLDLAAEGLRWSHAPSVLAHPLPDGRCAVLERRVEDTCAGLAGFAAADADAWEDLYRTWAKVGPDLVRALFTPFPPVRSGLRLAARLHTSGGLRLARKLALPVRRLGEEEFAGEGGRLLLAGNALHADLAPEAAGSGGFGWLMSMLGQSHGFPVPVGGAGALTAALVNRLRRRGGVLRCGERVTSVLVRRGTAVGVRTAGGETVGASRAVLADTSAPALYRDLVGEEHLPSRLLRDLECFQWDFATFKVDWALTAPVPWTARQAAGAGTVHVADGVDGLTRFAAQIATGQVPDEPFALFGQMTTADPTRSPAGTESAWAYTHLPQHITSDAGPDRITGRWDHREREAMADRIEAQVERFAPGFRGLIRARRVLSPTTLQAMNENLHNGAINNGTTALHQQAIFRPTPGTGRPETPVKGLYLASAAAHPGGGVHGAPGANAARAALRAHGLRALLHRAQRV
- a CDS encoding FUSC family protein: MAAREGTRTGPGGLLARLRRDPFAVQTVRSTAAATLSYVVALRLSSEPVPLTAPLTALLVVQVTLYSTLTTSLRRVNSVVVGVLIAIAFSVVVGLSWWSLALVILASLLVGRLVRVEEFVPEVAISAMLVLGVTQVSDTAWDRVLETLIGAVVGMVFNLVLAPPVWVDTAGDSIDGLARRMRLLLLDVADEFTGAPPVAEAAARLHEARRLDNDVADVDGALRTAEDSLRFNPRVKEGLLHRVVLRTGLDTLEICTVVLRVLARTLTDMAKHKEGQRLLPERTALAVRETAQYTADALVSFAVLVTSPATADAEAAEARLAGELRAARACRDAAADQLLAVALAEPGRWQLYGAMLAEIDRVLDELDPEHRGRRLMEELDRQVRERHERRRRLTSRNRWRALRPARGGGRAGARAEVHADE
- a CDS encoding MFS transporter, with amino-acid sequence MTATPSSLGDGTGTGAHTGTVTTAVPARLDRLPWSRWHWMIVIGLGTVWILDGLEVTIVGNVAGRLAEDGSGLDITAEQVTGVAAALYVAGACSGALFFGWLTDRYGRKKLFMVTLVVYLAATALTALSMESWWFFLFRFLTGFGIGGEYAAINSAIDELIPSLYRGRVDLIINGSYWLGAIGGALLSIVMLDTDIFPKDLGWRLSFALGVVLGLVILLVRRHVPESPRWQFIHGHSEAAEKLVDSVEREIEAEKGAELPPPAGEITIHQRKSIGFGIIAKTVFARYPRRAVLGLSLFIGQAFLYNAITFGFGTILITFFDVPTGSTGYYFAVIAAGNFLGPLLLGRLFDTVGRRIMITSTYLLSGLLLFGTAWLFGRGSLTATTLTACWCVVLFFASTGASSAYLTVSEIFPMETRAMAIAFFYALGTAAGGIAGPLVFADLTASGVPGDTVLAFQIGAALMCAAGVVAAFFAVNAERRSLEDIAEPLSALRADESAGVAERG
- a CDS encoding SRPBCC family protein, which encodes MAVRHRLIHAAPDRVWEVLADGSRYADWVVGTSESRVARGLWPELGSALEYTVRLGPWTVAGTTVVRRVDVLRELELEVDSGPLGTARVAIDIRPWGDQALAIVDEHPLQGIGGTLHNAAVDALIQLRHRSMLARLANVVEEETGYVRH